Proteins from a genomic interval of Staphylococcus debuckii:
- the rsmD gene encoding 16S rRNA (guanine(966)-N(2))-methyltransferase RsmD, with protein MRVIAGKHKSKALESLEGRNTRPTMDKVKEGIFNSLHEVSGIGLDLFAGSGGLGIEALSRGMDEMIFVDQNFKAVKIIKNNLKNLDLTKQSEVYKNNADRALKALAKREIQFDIIFLDPPYQKGLIDEALAKIEEFNLLKKSGIIVCEFNHKENIDTQSFEVIKRYHYGLTDTMLLEKGERDD; from the coding sequence ATGAGAGTCATTGCTGGTAAGCATAAAAGTAAAGCTTTAGAGAGTTTGGAAGGCCGAAACACACGTCCTACCATGGATAAAGTCAAAGAAGGTATTTTTAACAGCCTGCACGAAGTATCCGGTATCGGGTTAGATTTGTTTGCAGGAAGCGGCGGCCTAGGTATTGAAGCACTTTCTCGCGGCATGGATGAAATGATTTTTGTAGATCAGAATTTCAAAGCAGTTAAAATCATTAAAAACAACTTAAAAAACTTAGATTTAACGAAGCAATCTGAGGTTTATAAGAATAACGCAGATCGTGCTTTGAAAGCACTTGCAAAGCGTGAAATACAATTTGACATTATCTTTTTAGATCCTCCTTATCAAAAGGGGCTAATAGATGAAGCGCTAGCTAAAATCGAGGAGTTTAACTTATTGAAGAAAAGTGGTATCATCGTTTGTGAGTTTAACCATAAAGAAAATATTGATACGCAATCATTTGAGGTTATTAAGCGTTATCATTATGGGTTAACAGATACTATGCTATTAGAAAAAGGAGAACGTGATGACTGA
- the pheS gene encoding phenylalanine--tRNA ligase subunit alpha, which produces MIQTEEMNQLKADALADVTQASDEKALQDVKVKYLGKKGSVSGLMKQMKDLSNEEKPKFGQAVNEVRQAIEGAIADRKKVLEQERLNKQLEEETIDVTLPSRQIKLGAAHPLTRTIQEIEDLFLGLGFEIVNGYEVEQDYYNFEALNLPKSHPARDMQDTFYITEETLMRTHTSPVQARTLEQRNGQGPVKIICPGKVYRRDSDDATHSHQFTQIEGLVVAENITMSDLKGTLELLAKKLFGEDREIRLRPSYFPFTEPSVEVDVSCFKCGGKGCNVCKQTGWIEILGAGMVHPNVLEMAGFDSSQYTGFAFGMGPDRIAMLKYGIEDIRYFYTNDVRFLDQFKAVEDRGEA; this is translated from the coding sequence ATGATCCAAACTGAAGAAATGAATCAGTTGAAAGCTGATGCACTTGCTGACGTGACTCAGGCATCTGATGAGAAAGCGCTGCAAGACGTTAAAGTAAAGTATTTAGGGAAAAAAGGTTCTGTTTCAGGACTGATGAAACAAATGAAAGATTTATCAAATGAAGAAAAGCCGAAATTCGGACAAGCTGTCAATGAGGTTAGACAAGCGATTGAAGGCGCGATTGCTGACCGCAAAAAGGTATTAGAACAAGAGCGTTTGAACAAGCAGCTTGAAGAAGAAACAATCGATGTGACATTACCAAGCCGTCAAATCAAATTAGGCGCAGCACATCCGTTGACGCGTACAATTCAAGAAATTGAAGACTTGTTCTTAGGACTAGGCTTTGAAATCGTGAACGGTTATGAAGTAGAACAAGACTACTACAACTTCGAAGCGTTGAATTTACCGAAATCCCACCCAGCGCGTGATATGCAAGACACTTTCTACATCACAGAAGAAACATTAATGCGTACGCATACTTCACCAGTACAAGCGAGAACTTTAGAACAACGTAACGGACAAGGACCTGTTAAAATTATTTGTCCTGGTAAAGTATATCGCCGCGACTCAGATGATGCGACGCACAGTCACCAATTTACACAAATTGAAGGTTTAGTAGTGGCTGAGAACATTACAATGAGCGACTTGAAAGGAACATTAGAATTATTAGCGAAAAAACTATTCGGCGAAGACCGCGAAATCCGCTTGCGTCCAAGCTACTTCCCATTCACAGAGCCGTCAGTTGAAGTTGATGTGTCCTGTTTCAAATGCGGCGGCAAAGGTTGCAACGTCTGCAAACAAACAGGTTGGATTGAAATCTTAGGTGCCGGCATGGTACATCCGAACGTCTTAGAAATGGCAGGATTCGATTCATCTCAATACACAGGATTCGCCTTTGGTATGGGACCTGATCGTATTGCGATGTTGAAATACGGTATTGAAGATATTCGTTACTTCTACACTAATGACGTCCGTTTCCTAGACCAATTTAAAGCTGTTGAAGATAGAGGTGAAGCATAA
- a CDS encoding CvpA family protein gives MILNFIIFFVFLIIAAMGFRRGIWLSALHFLATLASLFIAARFYHPIAERLELFLPFPKTQAALTHYYIEYSDIHLRFEAIAAFIFIFIISKFILYLILTVFDKMTYINNLTLFSRIAGVILSFVSSTAVLLPVLYMCSLYPSVWIQSQFAHSIIAQLILFHTPYLSTLIMAL, from the coding sequence ATGATTTTAAATTTTATTATCTTTTTTGTCTTTTTAATTATTGCTGCGATGGGCTTTCGCAGAGGAATATGGTTGAGTGCCTTGCATTTCCTTGCAACGTTAGCTTCTTTGTTTATCGCAGCACGTTTCTATCACCCGATTGCAGAACGACTCGAATTATTCTTGCCGTTTCCTAAAACACAAGCAGCACTAACCCATTATTACATTGAATACTCTGATATACATTTGCGATTTGAAGCGATAGCAGCATTTATTTTCATCTTTATTATCAGCAAGTTTATTTTATATCTTATTTTGACGGTATTTGATAAAATGACGTATATCAATAACCTGACGCTATTCAGCCGAATTGCCGGAGTGATTCTGAGCTTTGTGAGTTCGACTGCCGTGTTGCTGCCGGTATTATATATGTGCAGTCTCTATCCGAGCGTCTGGATACAAAGTCAGTTTGCACATTCAATCATTGCGCAGCTGATTTTGTTCCACACCCCATATTTATCAACACTGATAATGGCATTATAA
- the coaD gene encoding pantetheine-phosphate adenylyltransferase: MTESKAVIPGSFDPITYGHVDIIERVAQRFDEIHICVLKNSNKEGTFTVEERMALIEASVADIPNVEVHQFNGLLVDFCDEVGAKTIIRGLRAVSDFEYELRLTSMNKKLNSDVETLYMMTSTNYSFISSSVVKEVAQYKADISEFVPEPVEKALKEKFGK; this comes from the coding sequence ATGACTGAATCTAAAGCAGTAATACCAGGGAGTTTTGATCCGATTACATACGGACATGTGGATATTATCGAAAGAGTGGCACAACGTTTTGATGAAATTCATATTTGCGTTTTGAAAAATAGTAACAAGGAAGGGACATTTACTGTTGAAGAACGCATGGCTTTAATTGAAGCTTCTGTTGCAGACATTCCAAATGTTGAAGTCCATCAATTTAATGGATTACTAGTGGATTTCTGTGACGAAGTCGGAGCTAAAACCATCATTAGAGGTTTGCGTGCAGTGAGCGACTTTGAATATGAATTACGTTTAACTTCTATGAATAAGAAGTTGAATAGCGACGTTGAGACACTTTATATGATGACAAGCACGAATTATTCATTTATCAGTTCAAGTGTAGTGAAAGAAGTTGCGCAATATAAAGCAGATATCTCAGAGTTTGTTCCAGAACCTGTGGAAAAGGCTTTAAAAGAAAAATTTGGAAAATAA
- the rnhC gene encoding ribonuclease HIII, translating to MANAVFKLTETEIKHLMEKTKFSTDSLPPGMRARTKYQGTTINIYNSGKVMFQGNQAETAAQQLLGNKDASVSGKASAKKTTATKQSYPFNQANCIGSDEAGSGDYFGPLTVCAAYVSKKNAEILETLGVDDSKKLTDAKIVEIAEQIITFIPHSLLTMNNVKYNEQQRKGWSQVKMKAVLHNQAIQNVVNKIDQNNEPLDYIVIDQFAVRGVYQNYALSPLPHPDKTHFETKGESKSIAIAAASIISRYAFVKHMDHIGRDLHTTVPKGASNKVDLFAAKLIEQYGIAKLDAISKAHFKNRDKALALYEKKH from the coding sequence ATGGCAAATGCCGTATTTAAATTAACCGAAACAGAAATAAAGCACTTAATGGAGAAAACAAAGTTCTCAACAGATAGTTTACCGCCTGGGATGCGTGCACGCACGAAGTATCAAGGCACAACTATCAATATTTATAATTCCGGCAAGGTGATGTTTCAAGGCAACCAAGCCGAAACCGCAGCCCAACAATTGCTAGGCAACAAGGATGCAAGTGTTTCCGGCAAAGCATCCGCTAAAAAAACTACTGCGACTAAGCAGAGTTATCCTTTTAATCAAGCGAATTGTATTGGCAGCGATGAGGCCGGAAGCGGCGATTACTTCGGACCATTAACCGTTTGTGCCGCTTACGTGTCTAAGAAAAATGCTGAAATTTTAGAAACATTAGGTGTAGATGATTCTAAAAAGTTAACTGATGCAAAGATTGTGGAAATTGCTGAACAAATCATTACCTTTATTCCACATTCTCTGTTGACGATGAACAACGTTAAATATAACGAACAGCAACGTAAGGGCTGGTCGCAAGTGAAAATGAAAGCCGTCCTGCATAATCAAGCGATTCAAAATGTCGTCAATAAAATTGACCAGAATAACGAACCGTTAGATTATATCGTTATCGACCAATTTGCAGTACGAGGCGTCTACCAAAATTATGCGCTTTCCCCGCTTCCTCACCCTGACAAAACGCACTTTGAAACTAAGGGCGAATCTAAATCTATTGCTATAGCAGCAGCAAGTATTATTTCGCGTTACGCCTTTGTGAAACACATGGATCACATCGGACGTGATTTGCACACTACTGTTCCGAAAGGTGCCAGCAATAAAGTGGATTTATTTGCCGCAAAGCTGATTGAACAATACGGCATCGCTAAATTAGACGCGATTTCGAAAGCACATTTTAAAAATCGCGATAAAGCATTGGCTTTATATGAGAAAAAGCATTAA
- a CDS encoding nucleotidyltransferase, with translation MKCAALITEYNPFHNGHVYHAEQARRIADADVTIAIMSGQFVMRGEPAIYNKFLRTQMALSTCDLVVELPAYAALSAGEYFAQTGVEVADYMNADALVFGSESGSIQAFEELALQINHIEEHPEFQLKLREGKSYPRIINELLGAPALLQTPNNILGLSYVQAILKSAPTIQPFSIPRHKTEHHNQAINDQHFASGTAIRHALNTNDRMWEKVVPENIRSLYAEPHLSMNQLFPFLKYKIISADPAELQKIHTISEGFEHRIKAHINNADTFEQLMSQLKTKRYTYTRIQRMLMNILLNFKQQHKPRTLEAVRILGMNETGQRYLKQLKQQFPERRYITNVNKTNALYFQPEIKATEIYNLISGQTQKDINTPVIRVKNE, from the coding sequence ATGAAATGCGCTGCATTAATTACTGAATACAATCCCTTCCATAACGGGCATGTTTATCATGCAGAACAAGCCCGCCGAATCGCTGATGCTGATGTAACAATTGCAATTATGAGCGGCCAATTTGTCATGCGCGGCGAACCTGCAATTTACAACAAATTTCTCCGCACGCAAATGGCGCTTTCTACTTGTGACTTAGTCGTAGAGTTGCCGGCTTATGCAGCGTTATCAGCTGGAGAATACTTTGCACAAACAGGCGTCGAAGTTGCTGATTATATGAATGCTGATGCGCTTGTATTCGGAAGTGAATCAGGCAGTATACAAGCATTCGAAGAACTCGCCTTGCAAATCAACCATATCGAAGAACATCCGGAATTTCAACTAAAGTTGCGAGAAGGCAAAAGCTATCCCAGAATAATTAACGAATTATTAGGAGCACCTGCGCTATTGCAGACTCCTAACAATATTTTAGGGCTTTCTTATGTACAAGCCATCTTAAAATCGGCGCCGACTATTCAGCCTTTTTCCATACCAAGACATAAAACTGAACATCATAACCAAGCCATTAATGACCAGCATTTCGCGAGCGGAACGGCCATCAGACATGCACTTAATACTAATGACAGGATGTGGGAAAAAGTGGTACCAGAAAATATACGTTCTCTCTATGCAGAGCCACACTTGAGCATGAACCAACTTTTTCCTTTTTTAAAATATAAGATAATCAGCGCTGACCCGGCAGAATTGCAAAAAATTCATACAATCAGCGAAGGATTTGAACACCGGATAAAAGCTCATATTAACAACGCCGACACCTTTGAACAGCTGATGTCGCAACTTAAGACTAAGCGTTATACTTATACCCGAATCCAACGCATGCTAATGAATATCTTATTAAATTTTAAGCAACAACATAAGCCGAGAACACTTGAAGCGGTCCGTATTTTAGGAATGAACGAAACAGGCCAGCGTTATTTAAAGCAATTGAAACAACAATTTCCAGAACGCCGTTATATTACAAATGTAAATAAAACAAATGCACTTTATTTTCAACCTGAAATTAAAGCAACTGAAATATATAATTTAATCTCAGGTCAAACTCAAAAAGATATCAATACACCGGTAATTAGGGTAAAGAATGAGTAA
- the pheT gene encoding phenylalanine--tRNA ligase subunit beta produces MFVSKEWLESLVAVNEPINDLAERITRTGIEVDDIIDYTAEIKKLVVGYVESKEPHPNADKLNICKVNIGEAEPVQIVCGAPNVDAGQYVIVATVGGRLPGGIKIKRAKLRGERSEGMICSLQEIGLSSNVVPKAYEDGIYNFPTAVEPGTNALEALYLNDQVMEFDLTPNRADALSMVGTAYETSALYGAPLTLPETQPDTTDLTTEKEISVKVENPEKVPYYSARVVKNVQIAPSPMWMQARLMKAGIRPINNVVDISNYVLLEYGQPLHMFDQDHIGSQEIVVRQAKAGEQMTTLDDTERELKDSDIVITNGQAPIALGGVMGGDFSEVTEQTQNVVVEGAIFDPVSIRHTSRRLNLRSESSSRFEKGIATEFVDQAVDRACYLLEHYANGEVSEGRAAAGDLGEFITPVEITVDKINGTIGSEMTVEDIVQSFEQLGFKTENQDGNLTVHVPSRRKDIKIKEDLIEEVARIYGYDEIPSTLPVFEDVTSGQLTDRQAKTRIVKRTIEGAGLSEAITYSLISKARAKEFSVSDRPNIELLMPMSEAHAVLRQSLLPHLIDAAAYNVARKNDNVFLYEIGRVFFANGEGELPDEVEYLSGIMTGEYSGNTWQGKKENADFYLAKGVIDAVAEKLALNFEYEAAEMDGLHPGRTANVLLDGEIIGFIGELHPQLAADNDLKQRTYVFELNYDKIMNVSVGYVNYEAIPKYPGVTRDIALEVDTDVSAAELIQTIKEHGHNILQDAQVFDVYEGEHMEAGKKSVAIRIAYLDRENTLTDEQVTTVHDEIVAALTAQGAVIR; encoded by the coding sequence ATGTTTGTATCAAAAGAATGGTTAGAATCCTTAGTTGCTGTCAATGAACCGATTAACGATTTAGCAGAACGCATTACACGTACAGGAATCGAAGTCGACGATATCATTGATTACACAGCAGAAATTAAGAAACTCGTAGTCGGTTATGTGGAAAGTAAAGAACCGCATCCAAATGCAGATAAATTAAATATTTGCAAAGTCAATATCGGTGAAGCAGAGCCCGTACAAATCGTTTGCGGCGCGCCGAACGTAGATGCTGGACAATACGTTATTGTTGCTACAGTCGGCGGTCGTCTGCCAGGCGGAATTAAAATCAAACGCGCGAAATTACGCGGCGAACGTTCAGAAGGCATGATCTGTTCATTACAAGAAATCGGTCTCTCAAGCAACGTCGTGCCTAAAGCCTATGAAGACGGAATTTACAACTTCCCGACAGCAGTAGAGCCAGGAACTAACGCATTAGAAGCCCTCTACTTAAACGACCAAGTGATGGAATTCGACTTGACACCGAACCGTGCTGACGCCTTGAGCATGGTAGGGACAGCATACGAAACCTCAGCACTCTATGGCGCACCACTGACATTACCAGAGACACAGCCAGATACGACAGACCTTACTACGGAAAAAGAAATCTCTGTGAAAGTGGAAAACCCTGAAAAGGTACCTTATTACAGTGCACGCGTCGTGAAAAATGTGCAGATTGCACCATCACCAATGTGGATGCAAGCACGTTTAATGAAAGCGGGCATTCGTCCGATTAATAATGTAGTCGATATTTCAAACTATGTATTATTAGAATACGGTCAACCACTGCATATGTTCGACCAAGACCACATCGGTTCACAAGAAATTGTAGTTCGCCAAGCTAAAGCAGGTGAACAAATGACAACACTTGACGATACGGAACGTGAATTAAAAGATTCTGATATCGTCATTACTAACGGTCAAGCACCTATCGCGCTTGGCGGTGTCATGGGCGGTGATTTCTCAGAAGTAACTGAACAAACGCAAAATGTAGTCGTAGAAGGTGCTATTTTCGACCCAGTCAGCATTCGTCATACTTCACGTCGTTTGAACTTGCGCAGTGAATCATCCAGCCGCTTCGAAAAAGGTATTGCCACTGAATTCGTAGACCAAGCCGTAGACCGTGCTTGCTATTTATTAGAACATTATGCCAATGGTGAAGTTTCAGAAGGACGCGCAGCAGCAGGAGATTTAGGCGAATTTATCACACCTGTGGAAATTACAGTAGATAAAATTAATGGCACAATTGGTTCTGAAATGACCGTTGAAGATATCGTGCAATCATTTGAACAATTAGGGTTCAAAACAGAAAATCAAGACGGTAATTTAACTGTGCATGTTCCTTCACGTCGTAAAGATATTAAAATTAAAGAAGACTTGATTGAAGAAGTAGCACGTATTTATGGTTATGATGAAATTCCATCGACATTACCTGTATTTGAAGATGTAACGAGCGGCCAATTAACGGATCGCCAAGCTAAGACACGAATTGTTAAACGTACTATCGAAGGTGCAGGCTTAAGCGAAGCGATTACGTATTCCTTGATTTCTAAAGCGCGTGCTAAAGAATTTTCAGTGAGCGACCGTCCGAACATTGAATTATTGATGCCGATGAGTGAAGCACATGCCGTTTTACGTCAAAGCCTACTGCCACACTTAATTGATGCTGCAGCTTATAATGTGGCACGTAAAAATGATAATGTCTTCTTATACGAAATCGGCCGTGTCTTCTTTGCGAATGGCGAAGGCGAATTACCCGATGAAGTAGAATACTTGAGTGGTATTATGACAGGTGAATACAGCGGTAACACTTGGCAAGGTAAGAAAGAAAACGCAGACTTCTATCTTGCAAAAGGTGTGATTGATGCAGTAGCTGAAAAATTAGCGCTAAACTTTGAATACGAAGCTGCCGAGATGGACGGTTTACATCCTGGCCGTACAGCAAATGTCTTGTTAGATGGCGAGATTATCGGGTTCATCGGTGAATTGCATCCGCAATTGGCTGCAGACAATGACTTGAAACAACGTACGTATGTATTTGAATTGAATTACGATAAAATCATGAATGTTTCAGTAGGTTACGTTAACTACGAAGCGATTCCAAAATATCCAGGTGTGACACGTGATATCGCATTAGAAGTAGATACAGACGTGTCTGCTGCAGAATTAATCCAAACTATTAAAGAACACGGACACAATATCTTGCAAGATGCCCAAGTATTTGACGTCTATGAAGGTGAACATATGGAAGCAGGCAAGAAATCAGTAGCCATCCGTATTGCTTATCTAGATAGAGAAAATACTTTAACAGATGAACAAGTAACAACTGTACATGATGAAATTGTAGCAGCCTTGACTGCACAAGGTGCTGTAATCAGATAA
- a CDS encoding YceD family protein — MKWSITQLRKYQGKPFEFDQTVNFNHLIDKLGLIDLSEIRVKGQLDVKSNEVVADMHITGEYTMEDARTLEPVKVPIDVETTEIFDLEGHEYSDDEDDENEHYHLALSGMIDLRDIAEELVIIEKPIRAVADDSSIDDMLQGGQGWDVIDEDELEQNEQAEEESSKKVDPRLQKLQQFYDEKQ, encoded by the coding sequence ATGAAATGGTCAATAACGCAATTAAGAAAATATCAAGGTAAGCCTTTTGAATTTGATCAAACAGTAAATTTTAATCATTTAATTGATAAATTAGGACTCATTGATTTGTCCGAAATACGAGTTAAGGGTCAGCTTGATGTCAAATCAAATGAAGTTGTTGCAGACATGCATATCACTGGTGAATATACGATGGAAGATGCGCGTACACTAGAACCGGTCAAAGTACCGATTGACGTTGAAACAACTGAAATTTTTGATTTAGAAGGTCATGAATACAGTGACGATGAAGATGATGAAAATGAACATTATCATCTCGCGTTAAGCGGAATGATTGATTTACGTGATATTGCAGAAGAGCTTGTCATCATAGAAAAGCCTATCCGAGCAGTGGCTGATGACAGCAGTATAGATGATATGCTGCAAGGTGGCCAAGGTTGGGATGTTATTGACGAAGACGAATTAGAACAAAATGAACAAGCAGAGGAAGAAAGTTCTAAGAAAGTCGATCCAAGGCTTCAAAAATTACAACAATTTTATGATGAAAAGCAATAG
- a CDS encoding ornithine cyclodeaminase family protein, producing MQVFSETQVEEHYKMSDAIRDIEQAFGHLEDIQQAQRTVIPTGEGAKAMLYMPCVDLKQQLGTIKITSITPDNPKSGKPTTQAQIVITALNNGEHKAIIDGSYLTRLRTGALSGIATQYMSKADAHTLGMIGTGGMAYEQFLGNMEVRPIDAVILYNRTTEKANTFKQRILKDYPNLEVKVTEDVSELVKQSNIINCQTPSTEPVFKAEDVQPGTHINGIGSYQPSMKEIDYNIFPKADWVVVDDLEGVKDESGELIEANDKSVFTFEEIDDELKTLSLNKQTRNNEDAITVFKCVGAAYFDLAVAIGAYQKLNQS from the coding sequence ATGCAAGTATTTTCAGAAACGCAAGTAGAAGAGCATTATAAAATGTCAGATGCCATTCGAGATATTGAACAGGCATTCGGACATTTAGAAGATATTCAGCAAGCGCAACGCACGGTGATACCTACTGGTGAAGGCGCAAAGGCTATGCTGTATATGCCTTGTGTGGATTTGAAGCAGCAACTTGGCACGATTAAAATCACGTCCATTACACCGGACAATCCGAAATCCGGCAAACCGACGACTCAAGCGCAAATTGTGATTACTGCGCTCAACAATGGCGAACATAAAGCAATTATAGACGGCAGTTATCTGACAAGATTGCGTACTGGGGCGTTAAGCGGCATTGCCACTCAATATATGAGTAAAGCAGATGCACATACATTGGGTATGATCGGTACAGGCGGCATGGCTTATGAACAGTTTCTGGGTAATATGGAAGTTCGCCCTATCGATGCCGTTATTCTGTATAACCGTACTACTGAAAAAGCAAATACATTTAAACAGCGCATTTTAAAAGACTATCCAAACTTGGAAGTCAAAGTAACTGAGGATGTCAGTGAACTGGTTAAACAATCAAATATTATCAACTGTCAAACGCCTTCTACCGAGCCTGTTTTTAAAGCGGAAGATGTGCAACCTGGCACACATATCAATGGTATCGGTTCATATCAGCCTTCTATGAAAGAAATAGATTACAATATTTTTCCTAAAGCAGACTGGGTAGTCGTCGATGATTTAGAGGGTGTAAAAGACGAATCCGGTGAACTTATTGAAGCAAACGATAAAAGTGTCTTTACCTTTGAAGAAATTGATGACGAATTAAAAACACTTTCTCTTAATAAGCAAACGCGCAATAATGAGGATGCGATTACTGTATTTAAGTGTGTCGGCGCTGCTTATTTTGACTTAGCAGTAGCCATTGGAGCTTATCAAAAATTAAATCAAAGCTAA
- a CDS encoding TrmH family RNA methyltransferase translates to MEQITSAQNAKIKQANKLKKKKERDKTGLILVEGTHLIDEAIKSGLTIQQLFVVETERFAPELVEAAEEQYQINFKVAEVLSGTVTPQGIFAVIEKPDVSKQAEASQQVLLLDRIQDPGNLGTLIRTADAAALDLIVMSPGSADPFQDKVLRASQGSVFHLPIISNDIKEFVEHFDGPVYGTALEDAINFNDTAAQEKFALLLGNEGQGVDPELLEYTTERLTIPMYGDAESLNVAIAGSILIYKLKG, encoded by the coding sequence ATGGAGCAGATTACGTCGGCGCAAAATGCGAAGATTAAGCAAGCGAATAAATTGAAGAAGAAGAAGGAACGCGATAAAACGGGTTTGATTCTAGTGGAAGGGACACATTTGATTGATGAAGCTATTAAGAGTGGCTTAACGATTCAACAGTTGTTTGTGGTAGAAACAGAACGGTTTGCGCCTGAGTTGGTGGAAGCGGCTGAAGAGCAGTATCAAATTAATTTCAAGGTTGCGGAAGTGTTGTCTGGAACGGTGACACCTCAAGGTATATTTGCGGTGATTGAAAAGCCGGATGTTTCGAAGCAAGCGGAGGCTTCACAACAAGTGCTATTACTAGATCGTATTCAAGATCCGGGAAATTTGGGCACATTGATCAGAACAGCCGATGCGGCGGCATTGGATTTAATCGTGATGTCACCTGGGTCAGCGGATCCTTTCCAAGATAAAGTGTTGCGTGCAAGTCAAGGCAGTGTGTTCCATTTGCCTATTATTTCAAATGATATCAAAGAATTTGTAGAACACTTTGACGGTCCGGTTTACGGCACTGCGTTAGAAGATGCTATCAACTTTAATGATACTGCTGCACAAGAAAAGTTCGCTTTATTATTAGGTAATGAAGGCCAAGGTGTCGATCCGGAATTGCTGGAATATACGACTGAGCGCTTAACGATTCCGATGTACGGCGATGCCGAAAGTTTGAATGTTGCGATAGCTGGCAGTATTTTAATTTATAAATTAAAAGGTTGA
- the rpmF gene encoding 50S ribosomal protein L32 yields the protein MAVPKRRTSKTRKNKRRTHFKLSVPGMTECPNCGEYKLSHRVCKNCGSYNGEEVVSK from the coding sequence ATGGCAGTACCAAAAAGAAGAACATCTAAAACTAGAAAAAATAAACGTCGTACGCACTTCAAATTATCAGTGCCAGGTATGACTGAATGCCCTAACTGCGGTGAATACAAATTATCTCACCGTGTATGTAAAAACTGTGGTTCTTACAATGGCGAAGAAGTCGTTTCAAAATAA
- the zapA gene encoding cell division protein ZapA gives MGEFKNRINVTINNKNYTIVGEDNPEHIRYVAHLVDEKIQDLGRKSAGLDTTRKAVLTAVNIMHEKVLLEEENRRLTHELNRLKNQEH, from the coding sequence ATGGGCGAATTTAAAAATAGAATCAACGTAACGATTAATAATAAAAATTATACGATAGTGGGCGAAGATAATCCTGAGCATATTCGTTATGTCGCGCATTTAGTCGATGAAAAAATTCAAGATCTCGGGCGTAAAAGTGCCGGATTGGATACTACACGCAAAGCAGTGTTGACTGCTGTGAATATTATGCATGAAAAAGTATTATTGGAAGAAGAAAATCGTCGTTTGACACATGAATTGAATCGCTTAAAAAATCAAGAACATTAG